In Salinibaculum sp. SYNS191, the genomic window CGATGCTGACGGCGGCCCGCATGATGTCGATTTGCCGGTCGTCGGCCGTCGGGAAAGCCGTGTAGTCCGTCGACAGCGGCGGGACGTCGGCCAGCGACTCGGCAGTCAGCAACACGACGGTCGGTCGCAGTCGCTTGCCGCCGGCCTTCAGCAGGTACCGCGACGCCTCGTAGAGTTCCTCGGGGTCGTCCAGCGGGAGGTACTCGTCGATGGCGTCGTTGACTTGCCCGCGCCGGTCCACGAGTGCCGTTTCGACGGTCTGCTGGCGAGTCATCGTCACTCGACCAGCGAGATGAGGTTGCCGTTCCGGGTCACGTGGAGGTCACGGCCCATCTTGTATCCCATGCTCTCCGCGAGGTCGACGTAGGGAGCGAAGCCTTTCATGTCCTGGTGGGCCGGGATGACGTGCTTGGGCTGGAGCGCGTCCAGCATCTCGTAGTGGCCCTCGCGGTTCAGGTGGCCCGAGACGTGGATGTCGTCGTAGATGCGCGCGCCCTGCATGCCGAGCAGGCGCTCGGACTGGTAGCGCTGGCCCTCGTTGGTCGGCTCCGGGATGACCCGCGCCGAGAAGATGACCTTGTCGCCGTTGTCCAGTTCGTAGGGGGTCTCGCCGCGGCCCATCCGGGTGAGCATCGCGCGCGGCTCGCCCTGGTGGCCCGTCACGATGGGCAGGAAGTTCTCCTTGCCCTCGTTCATGATGCGCTTGAACGTCCGGTCGACGGACTTCCGGTGGCCGTACATCCCCAGGTCGTCGGGGAACTCCACGAAGTCCAGCCGTTCCGCGGTGCCGGAGTACTTCTCCATCGAGCGGCCGAGCAGCACCGGCTGACGGCCGATGTCGTCGGCGAACTCGACGAGGCTCTTGACGCGGGCGATGTGGCTGGAAAAGGTCGTGGCGACGATGCCGCCGTCGTAGTCCTCCAGGCTGTACATGACGTCCTTGAGGTGGCGACGGGCGACGGATTCGCTGGGCGTGCGACCCTTCTTCTCCGCGTTCGTACAGTCCTCGATGTAACAGAGGACGCCCTCGCCCTCGCGGCCGATTTCGCGGAACCGGTCCATGTCGATGGGGTCGCCGATGACCGGCGTGTGGTCCATGCGCTTGTCCAGCCCGTAGACGATTGCGCCCTCGGGCGTGTGAAGCACCGGGTTGATGGCGTCGATGATGGAGTGGGTGACGTTGACGAACTCCAGTTCGTTGCGCTCGCCGATGGACATCGTCTCGCCGGGGTCCATCTTGATGAGGTCGTTCTGGACGCCGAACTTCTCCTCGCCCTGAATCTGCTGTTTGACCAGTTCGATGGTGAAGGGGGTCGCGACGACGGGGGCGTCGTAGCGGTGGGCCAGCTTGGAGATGGCGCCGATGTGGTCGAGGTGACCGTGGGTCGGCACGATGGCCTTGACGTCGCCCTCCAGGTCGGACATGACGCGGTCGTCCGGAATCGCGCCCATGTCGATGAGGTCGAGCGAGTGCATCCGCTCGGTCTCGACGTTGTCGTGAATCAGTACCTTCGAGAGGTTCAGTCCCATGTCGAAGATGACCACGTCGTCACCGGCCCGAACCGCAGTCATCTGCCGACCGACTTCCTCGTAACCGCCTATCGTTGCAATTTCGATTTCCATTGTATCACGCCGAGGGGCCCAGCCAGATACCGGGCGGCCGACGGGGAAGACAGCAATCTACACTGGCGACCAGTCCCGCGGCAGGTCCAGTCGGTACCGGCCTGCGCAGCGACTCGCGTCTCCCGAACGCGTCGCGAACACCGGGTCACCCTCGCGTGAGGGTCCCGGACGGACGCGTCCGTCGGCCGTCACACCGCGTACCTGGGACGGCCGTACGCTCGGTTACTGAGGACTAACAGTCCGGGTGATAAAAACTGTGGGGGTTCGCCGCTCACTCCCCGTCCGGGTCCGCCAGCGGGTCGGTGCCGGACGCGTTCCCGACGGTCCGGCCCGACTCCCCGTCTCCGCTCGCGTCCTCTTCCTCCCACTCGGCGTCCTCCGTCGAATCCGGGTCGTCGCGCCACTCCCCATCTGTGTCTTCTTCCGTCGCGTCGTCGACCTCCGTCTCGTCGTCTATCGTCCCGTCATCTATCGTCCCATCGTCTGTCGTTCCGTCGTCCATCCCGCCGCTCGTGCCGAACGCGATCTCCTCGGGCGTCGGCTCCCGTTTCGACTGGGGTTCCTTGCTCTCCCACTCGTCCGCCGGGTCGGTCGGCGTCTCCTCGCGGTTCGCGTCTGGCTCCGGCACCGGCTCGGTCCCGGACGCCGACGGCTTCGACTGGTCGCGTCGCCCCTGCGTCGCCGGCGGCTCTGGCGGCTCTGGGGGCTGTCCCCGCCGTGTCTGTTCTTCCGCTTCCTGCTGCACGCGTTCGCCCTCCGCGTTCTCGTCGAATATCTCCGACAGCGACGGGTCCGTTTCGGCGGGTGCCTCGTCTGCTTCCGGACCCCGCTCCGTGATGTCGGCACCCCCGGTTTCGGACGCAGCCTGCGCCTGCGCCCGGTCCGTCGACTCCCGCTCGTCGGCAGCGGTCTCGGACGCGCCGGACTGGGGCTCTGGCGGGGTGTCGACTCCCTCCGCCGGCGTGGCGTTGTCCGGCGCTCTGTCGCCCGGTTCGGTCCCCCTCGTCGCTGCCCGCGTGGGGGACTCGCTTCGCTCCTGGGCCGGCGTCGACGGGCCTGCGGGTTCGGACGGTTCCGCAGGCGGCGCTGGCTCGGACTCGGTCGGTTCCTCGTGCGACGCCTCCATCTCCACGGTGTCCTCACTTTCGACGGCGGGTTCTTCCGACTCCTCGTCGGCGCTTCCGGCCGCCGCGTCCGCGCCGGGCGCGGGCTGTGTCTGACCAGTGACGGTCGCCGGCGTCGATTCCGCGAGGCCGACGGCCACGCTGTCTGCGACGAGTTTGTGGAGGACGCCGAAGACACCGCTCAGGAGGACGAACGAGCCGAGCAGCGCGAGGATGCCACCGGCAGCCAGGTCGGACGTGTCTTCGACGGCACTCAGGGACCAGTCACCGACGAACGTCGTAGCAGCATCGTACCCGACCTCGTAGCCCAGGGCCAGGAGGCCGCCGCCGACCACGAGCACGGCGAACAGGTAGCCGAACAAGCGCATGCCGTACCTGAGACTGGCGACTGACCGGATTGCTGTCATATGAGCGCCGAGGACAACGACACACTAATAGATTGTGGCGGCGTCGCCGGCTATCCGCGGACGACTGTCCCGGGCGTCCCACCGGCCAGAAATACCGAGAGGTCGGCCGGCGAGAATATCGACGCCGGCACGTCCAGGTCCAGGAGCGCCCGCACCTTCCCCGCCATCCCGCCGGTCACGTCGGTGGCGTCGCTGCCCCCCAGGGCGTCCGCGACGTCCTCGAAGGCCGTGACAGTCGGAATGACCGACCCATCTTCGTCGAGGACGCCCGGAACCGTCGAGCACAGTCCGACCCGGTCCGCCGCCAGTGACTGCGCCAGCGAGACCACGATGTCGTCCCCGCTCAGAATCGTCGCTCCTTTTCCCTCGTGGGCAACGACGTCGCCGTGCAGAACCGGGACGAATCCCTCCCGGAGCATGCGGTCGACGCCCGCAGCGGGCAGGTCGAGTTCTCCGTCCTCGTTCCGGTGAGCCACCGACAGCGGGTGGACGGGAACCGCCTCGACGCCGTGGCCGCTCAGCGCGTCGAGCACCGCCTCGTTCAGTGCTCCCATCGCGCCGTGAATCTCACGCACTGCGGTCGCGTCGTGAGTCCCATCGGTTGTGGTGACCTCGTGGGCGGCAGCGTGGTGGTGGCCGAAGCTGCCGCCACCGTGGACGACGACGAGGTCGGTGCCGTCGTCGGTTTCGAGGCCCGCACCGACCGCCGCCGCCACCTCGTCCAGCGTCACATGGTCGACCGTCTCCGGGGAGTCCTTCTCGGTGACGACGCTGCCGCCGAGTTTGAGCACCGTCGTCATCGCGACTCCTGGCGAACTCCCTCAGTGTCGAGTTCGGCACGGAACGCCTCCTCGCAGCCCGGGGTGAACTCCAGCGCCGTCTTCGTCTCCGGCGTGCGGTCGAGCGCGACGATGCAGCCGCCGCCGCCCGCACCCGTGAGCTTCGCGCCGAGGGCGTCGGCGTCGCGGGCCGCCCAGACCATCGCGTCGAGCGAGCGCGAGGAGACGCCCAGCGCCTCCAGCAGCCCGTGGTTGAAGTTCATCAGGCGGCCGAGTTCCGCCAGGTCGCCCTCGGCGAGTGCCGTCTCGCCCTGCCGGACGATGTCGCCGATTGCCTCCACCGTGTCGGCGGCGAAGCCGTAGTCCTCCCGGAGTTTCCGGACGCCCGCAACGAGCGCTCCCGTGTCGCCGGCCCCACCGTCGTAGCCGATGACGAATGGGAGGTCCGGGGCAGCTATCGTCCGGCAGTCGTCGCCCTCGACGCGGACGGCCCCGCCCATCGCGGAGCAAAAGGTGTCCGCCCGGGACGCCTCGCCGTCCTGCACCGCGTACTCGACTTCGTAGGCCCGCTGGGCGATGTCCACTGGAGCCAGTTCGACGCCGAGTTCCCGCGTCGCGGCGTCGATGGTCGCGACGACGACGGCCGCCGACGAGCCCAGACCCGCCCCCAGCGGGATGGAACTCTCGACGGTGATGTCGAAGCCGACGTCCCCGGCGTCGGCGGCGTCCCTAGCCTGCTCGATGGCCTCGTTGACGTAGCCGACGCCGGCC contains:
- a CDS encoding ribonuclease J, with the protein product MEIEIATIGGYEEVGRQMTAVRAGDDVVIFDMGLNLSKVLIHDNVETERMHSLDLIDMGAIPDDRVMSDLEGDVKAIVPTHGHLDHIGAISKLAHRYDAPVVATPFTIELVKQQIQGEEKFGVQNDLIKMDPGETMSIGERNELEFVNVTHSIIDAINPVLHTPEGAIVYGLDKRMDHTPVIGDPIDMDRFREIGREGEGVLCYIEDCTNAEKKGRTPSESVARRHLKDVMYSLEDYDGGIVATTFSSHIARVKSLVEFADDIGRQPVLLGRSMEKYSGTAERLDFVEFPDDLGMYGHRKSVDRTFKRIMNEGKENFLPIVTGHQGEPRAMLTRMGRGETPYELDNGDKVIFSARVIPEPTNEGQRYQSERLLGMQGARIYDDIHVSGHLNREGHYEMLDALQPKHVIPAHQDMKGFAPYVDLAESMGYKMGRDLHVTRNGNLISLVE
- a CDS encoding isopentenyl phosphate kinase, with protein sequence MTTVLKLGGSVVTEKDSPETVDHVTLDEVAAAVGAGLETDDGTDLVVVHGGGSFGHHHAAAHEVTTTDGTHDATAVREIHGAMGALNEAVLDALSGHGVEAVPVHPLSVAHRNEDGELDLPAAGVDRMLREGFVPVLHGDVVAHEGKGATILSGDDIVVSLAQSLAADRVGLCSTVPGVLDEDGSVIPTVTAFEDVADALGGSDATDVTGGMAGKVRALLDLDVPASIFSPADLSVFLAGGTPGTVVRG
- the mvk gene encoding mevalonate kinase, with the protein product MVTSSAPGKVYLFGEHAVVYGEPAVPCAIERRAHVTVEQRESGMSVHADDLTLDGFTVEYDAETGGRPDVEVADSLVEAGVGYVNEAIEQARDAADAGDVGFDITVESSIPLGAGLGSSAAVVVATIDAATRELGVELAPVDIAQRAYEVEYAVQDGEASRADTFCSAMGGAVRVEGDDCRTIAAPDLPFVIGYDGGAGDTGALVAGVRKLREDYGFAADTVEAIGDIVRQGETALAEGDLAELGRLMNFNHGLLEALGVSSRSLDAMVWAARDADALGAKLTGAGGGGCIVALDRTPETKTALEFTPGCEEAFRAELDTEGVRQESR